In one window of Fulvia fulva chromosome 5, complete sequence DNA:
- a CDS encoding Cytoplasmic tRNA 2-thiolation protein 1, with amino-acid sequence MPPSTCEICQSARAQILRPKNHARICSTCFIQMFEDEVAEAVTTADLFQPGEKVAIGASGGKDSTVLASVLKTLNDRHRWGLDLILLSVDEGITGYRDHSLEAVKRHAAQHDLPLKIVSYAELYGWSMDQVVAQVGKKGNCTYCGVFRRQALDRGAAMLGVGHVVTGHNADDVAETVLMNLLRGDLPRLSRATSIVTSTPSAKAIETTDGSVSFTNVKRSKPLMYAYEKEIVLYAHHKKLDYFSTECIYSPEAFRGSARTLIKNLERIRPESILDVVQSGIDMAKLVPDADGNCKGACSSGDAAAKGAEDQAAGGCGTALGGSSGGEMADMEKKLRQDDEAAENGTEVEIKVPAKAVTGQGHDRQSSASPGIPIRTKQEKKSNRKPTRDAPPLKQKLGQCERCGYLSSQAVCKACMLLEGLNKARPRTEIGVAEAGG; translated from the coding sequence ATGCCTCCTTCGACCTGCGAGATCTGCCAGTCAGCTCGCGCGCAGATCTTGCGACCGAAGAATCACGCGCGAATCTGCTCGACCTGCTTCATCCAGATGTTCGAGGACGAAGTCGCCGAAGCCGTGACCACCGCGGATCTCTTCCAGCCGGGTGAGAAGGTCGCGATTGGGGCATCCGGCGGCAAGGATAGCACTGTGCTGGCGTCGGTGCTCAAGACGTTGAACGACCGCCACCGCTGGGGACTCGACCTCATCCTGCTCAGTGTCGACGAAGGCATCACAGGATACAGAGATCACAGTCTCGAGGCCGTCAAGAGACACGCCGCCCAACATGACTTGCCGCTCAAGATCGTGAGTTATGCAGAGCTCTATGGCTGGAGCATGGACCAGGTCGTGGCACAGGTAGGCAAGAAGGGCAACTGTACTTACTGTGGCGTCTTCAGACGACAGGCACTCGATCGCGGCGCCGCCATGCTGGGCGTGGGCCACGTCGTGACTGGACATAACGCCGATGATGTCGCCGAGACAGTGCTGATGAACCTGCTGCGAGGCGACCTCCCACGACTGAGCAGAGCGACGAGCATCGTGACGAGCACACCATCCGCCAAAGCCATCGAGACCACGGATGGAAGCGTGAGCTTTACGAATGTAAAGAGAAGCAAGCCCTTGATGTATGCATATGAGAAGGAGATTGTGCTTTATGCGCACCACAAGAAGCTGGATTACTTCAGCACAGAGTGTATTTACAGTCCAGAGGCCTTTCGGGGATCGGCACGTACTCTGATCAAGAACCTGGAGAGAATCAGACCGGAAAGCATACTAGACGTTGTGCAGTCCGGCATAGACATGGCAAAGCTGGTCCCAGATGCCGATGGAAACTGCAAAGGTGCATGCAGTAGTGGAGACGCCGCCGCCAAGGGTGCTGAGGACCAAGCTGCTGGTGGCTGCGGTACTGCACTCGGTGGCTCAAGTGGAGGCGAGATGGCGGACATGGAGAAGAAACTACGACAAGACGATGAAGCCGCGGAGAATGGCACCGAAGTCGAGATCAAGGTCCCAGCGAAGGCAGTCACAGGCCAGGGCCACGACAGACAGAGCAGCGCTAGCCCAGGCATACCTATCAGGACGAAACAAGAAAAGAAGTCCAACCGCAAGCCGACCCGAGACGCTCCTCCGCTGAAGCAGAAGCTCGGCCAGTGTGAGCGTTGTGGTTATCTGTCGTCCCAAGCGGTCTGCAAAGCCTGCATGCTACTTGAAGGGCTCAATAAGGCTCGACCACGCACTGAAATAGGAGTCGCTGAAGCGGGAGGCTGA